GACGAGCAACTAATTAACAGGGTAAATGGAAAAAAAGATATACAACTTAAGTCCCGAAGAAGCGCTGGAGAAATTTAACTCCGGTTTCTCGGGAATTTCCAAGGAAGAAGCGAAATTGCGGAGGAAAACGTGCGGATTAAATTTGCTGAAAAATTCAGACAAGTTTAAATGGCTGAAAATTCTAGGAGGACAATTTAATGATGCTTTGATTTGGATTCTTCTGGTTGCTTCTCTTCTGGCTTTTCTTTTTGGAGAGCAGAGAGATGTAACAATAATTCTAACTATTGTACTGATCAATGCGGGAATCGGTTTTTTTCAGGAATTCAAGGCGGAAAAGATCATCGATAAGATAAAAAAATTTTCTTCTGACAAGGCAATAGTACTTCGCGACGGAAAGAAAGAAGAGGTTGATTCAAAATTTATCGTTCCGGGAGATGTGATCTGCGTTTCGGCTGGAGACAGCATTGCGGCAGATGGGTATATTTTGGAAAGTTTCAGCCTGAAAATAAATAGTTTTGTTTTTACCGGAGAGTCAAAACCAAAATCAAAAAAATCAGGAATAATTGGCGAAAAAGATATTCCTGTCTCTAATGTGGATAATATGCTTTTTTCCGGGGAAAGCGTGGCAGTAGGGGAGGCGGCATTTTTGGTTACGGGAATAGGAAAAGATACTGAGCTGGGAAAAATAGCAACTCTTACTACAAAAGTAAAAGATTTGCCTACTCCGCTTCAAAATAAAATGCGAAGCTTGGGGAGAATTATAACTGTTCTTTCTGTTTTTATCGGAATAATGGTAATGATTGCCGGACAATATTTTCATATGTCGCTTTACAAAAATTTTCTTTTTGCGCTGGCTCTCGCAGTTTCGGTGGTTCCAGAAGGACTTCCGGCGGCTATTTCTGTGGCGTTGTCTCTTGGTATGAAGAATCTTCTTAAAAAAAATGTTTTGGCCAAAAGGCTAAGCGCTGTTGAAACGCTTGGTTCAGTTGGAATAATCTGCACAGATAAGACTGGAACCATAACGCGGAACGAATTAACTGTAACCAGGATAGTAATCGATGAAAAGGTGATTGACGTTAGCGGAAATGGATACGAACCGAAAGGCGATTTCTATATTGGCAGTCAGAAAATCAATCCTCTCGAAATGAAAAATCTGGAATTAATTTTCAGGATTGGAACTCTTTGCAATAATGCATCGCTTCAAAAAAATGAAAACGGGTATGCGATAATTGGCGATCCGACTGAAGGAGCGATTATTGTAGCGGGAAAAAAATACAACAATCAAGAAGGATTTTTTGAAAAAGATGAGAAAAGAATTACCGAGAATCCATTTTCTTCAGAGAGAATGATGATGAGTGAGGTGTATAAAAATAGCAATGTGGTTTCCTACGTCAAAGGATCTCCGGATGTTGTTTTGGATCTTTGCGATAAAATATCAATCAATGGAAAAACAGCGAAAATTACGGAAGAAAATAAAAAAGAAATCAGAAAAAAATACAACGAGATGTCTGGCGAAGCGCTTCGAGTGCTGGCGTTTGCTTATAAGGACTTAAGTGATATGGAAAAGGAAGATTATAATAGCGAATCGGCCTTCGCTAAAGCTATAGCGGACAAGTCTGAGCAAAAATTGATCTGGGTTGGAATGATGGGGATGATAGATTCGCCTCGAGCTGGAGTTTCTGAAGCAATTCAAAGATGCGTTAATATGGGAATAAGGGTTATGATGATAACCGGAGATTACGAAGTAACTGCAGAAGCGATTGCCAAGAAAGCTGGCATTGTTCAGGAAGGAGAAGAATATGAAGTGATTTCTGGGAAAAAGCTGATGGTAATGAGCGACGAAGAAATTTATGCCAAAACGAAAAAGAAAAAAATAATTTTTGCGCGGATCGCTCCGGAGCAAAAACTGCAAATCGCTTCAATTTTGAAAAGCAAAGGAGAGATTGTAGCGATGACTGGAGATGGAGTGAATGACGCTCCGGCTCTCAAAAAAGCAGATATCGGAGTGGCGATGGGAATTATGGGAACAGATGTTTCCAAGGAAGCTTCTGATATGATCCTTTTGGATGACAACTTCTCTTCTATTGTGAATGGCATAACTGAAGGAAGAACGATATTTCGAAATCTCAAAAAATTTGTCCATTATATCCTTACGTCTAACGCTAGCGAGCTTTTTACGGTGGTCATCGGCGTGATTATGCAAATCCCTTCTCCAATAACGGCTATCCAAATTTTAGCCGTTGATCTGGGAACTGACATTTTTCCTTCATTCTCTTTGAGCATGGAACCGGATGAGCCGGGGATTTCGAGAAAGAAAAAGAAAGAGAACGTGATAAATTTCAAGGGATTCCGGAGAATCGTCTATATTGGAATTATTATGGCGTTGGGGGCGGTGGTAGCTTTCCTTTTGTCAATGATGCGCGGAGGCTGGAGTTTTGGAAAAGAAATAGCAGAAGGAGCTCTTTACGCCAAATCAACCTCAGCTGCCTACGCAGTACTTTCTATGTCTCAGATGGCGAATTTGCTTCAGTCCAGAAGCGAATCTCTTTCCGTTTTCAAGCTAGGATTTTTCAAAAATAAGTTTGCGATTTTTTCAATTTTCATTTCTTTGGGAATTTTGCTATCCTTTATGTATCTTCCATTTTTCCAGAAATATCTCGGAATGGTTCCGATTGGATGGCAGGATTGGACGGTGGTCGCAATTTCAGCCGTAGCGGTATTTTTGTTTGAAGAGGCTAGGAAAGGAGAAAGCAAATAAATCATTGCAATAAAATGCTTAATATTCAAAAAAACGTAAAACTTGCAGATCACTCAACTTTCAAAATCGGCGGACCGGCGAAAGAATTTGTCTTTGTTGAAAGCGAAGAAGATTTAATAGGGGCTATTAATTACGCAAAAAATAACAATCTCAAGCTTTTTATCTTAGGCGGAGGAAGTAATGTTTTATTTGATGACAGGGGCTTTAACGGATTAGCAATCCAAATGCGAAATGTCAAATATGAAATAGGAGATAATATTATCGAGTGCGGAGCGGGATTATTATTATCTAACGCAGTTAATATTGCAAGAGAAAATAATTTATCCGGATTCGAATGGGCAGTTGGAATTCCGGGGACGATCGGCGGAGCAGTGCGGGGGAATGCGGGAGCCTTTGGAAAAACCATAGCGGATTTTGTGATAGAAGTGAAATCTTACGATGTCTCTAATCAAAAAATTGTAAATTATCATCCTGGAGATTGCGATTTTAATTATCGTGAGAGTATATTCAAGCAAAATAATGGCTTAATCATACTTTCGGCCAAGATTAGGCTAAAAAATGGAGATAAAGATAAAATTCAGGCCAAAATTGATAAAATATTAAAAAAACGATCCGAAAAACAGCCAAAAAGCTGGTTTGGAAATGCAGGAAGCTTTTTTATGAATCCAGTGGTTGCAGATAAGGATTTAATAAATAAATTTGAAAAAGAAACCGGAAGCAAAATCGTCGGAAACAGGATTTCAGCCGGATGGCTGATCGAAGAAGCTCAACTTAAGGGGAAAAAAATTGGCAATATTTCCGTCAGCAATATTAATGCAAACTTTTTAGTGAACAACGGGGGTGGAACAATGGAAGAAGTCTTGACAGTTTCTGGTATTATTAAGCAGAAGGTCAAGGTCAGATTCGGGATAGATTTAAAAGAAGAAATAAGAATTATTTATTATTAATTTATCAAAAAATTAACAGGTTAATACTTAACATGTTAATCGGGAATTGATATGAATATCAGATATCTATTCAGGGAAACCAAGGTTGATGATAGGGAGAGAGAATATATTGAAAAAAAGTTAAAGCCGCTAAATAAGCTATTGAGTAATATTTTACAAATAGAAATTGAAATAGATTTGGAAAAAAAGGGGAAATTTAGGATTGAATTGATGATTTGCACCCCGTATAAAAAATATAGAGTTGAAGAAATTTCTGAAAGCATCGAAGGGGCTATTGATGGTGCAGCGGCGGATATCAAAGATCAAATAATTAAAGATAAGG
The sequence above is a segment of the Parcubacteria group bacterium genome. Coding sequences within it:
- the murB gene encoding UDP-N-acetylmuramate dehydrogenase, with product MLNIQKNVKLADHSTFKIGGPAKEFVFVESEEDLIGAINYAKNNNLKLFILGGGSNVLFDDRGFNGLAIQMRNVKYEIGDNIIECGAGLLLSNAVNIARENNLSGFEWAVGIPGTIGGAVRGNAGAFGKTIADFVIEVKSYDVSNQKIVNYHPGDCDFNYRESIFKQNNGLIILSAKIRLKNGDKDKIQAKIDKILKKRSEKQPKSWFGNAGSFFMNPVVADKDLINKFEKETGSKIVGNRISAGWLIEEAQLKGKKIGNISVSNINANFLVNNGGGTMEEVLTVSGIIKQKVKVRFGIDLKEEIRIIYY
- a CDS encoding cation-translocating P-type ATPase is translated as MEKKIYNLSPEEALEKFNSGFSGISKEEAKLRRKTCGLNLLKNSDKFKWLKILGGQFNDALIWILLVASLLAFLFGEQRDVTIILTIVLINAGIGFFQEFKAEKIIDKIKKFSSDKAIVLRDGKKEEVDSKFIVPGDVICVSAGDSIAADGYILESFSLKINSFVFTGESKPKSKKSGIIGEKDIPVSNVDNMLFSGESVAVGEAAFLVTGIGKDTELGKIATLTTKVKDLPTPLQNKMRSLGRIITVLSVFIGIMVMIAGQYFHMSLYKNFLFALALAVSVVPEGLPAAISVALSLGMKNLLKKNVLAKRLSAVETLGSVGIICTDKTGTITRNELTVTRIVIDEKVIDVSGNGYEPKGDFYIGSQKINPLEMKNLELIFRIGTLCNNASLQKNENGYAIIGDPTEGAIIVAGKKYNNQEGFFEKDEKRITENPFSSERMMMSEVYKNSNVVSYVKGSPDVVLDLCDKISINGKTAKITEENKKEIRKKYNEMSGEALRVLAFAYKDLSDMEKEDYNSESAFAKAIADKSEQKLIWVGMMGMIDSPRAGVSEAIQRCVNMGIRVMMITGDYEVTAEAIAKKAGIVQEGEEYEVISGKKLMVMSDEEIYAKTKKKKIIFARIAPEQKLQIASILKSKGEIVAMTGDGVNDAPALKKADIGVAMGIMGTDVSKEASDMILLDDNFSSIVNGITEGRTIFRNLKKFVHYILTSNASELFTVVIGVIMQIPSPITAIQILAVDLGTDIFPSFSLSMEPDEPGISRKKKKENVINFKGFRRIVYIGIIMALGAVVAFLLSMMRGGWSFGKEIAEGALYAKSTSAAYAVLSMSQMANLLQSRSESLSVFKLGFFKNKFAIFSIFISLGILLSFMYLPFFQKYLGMVPIGWQDWTVVAISAVAVFLFEEARKGESK
- a CDS encoding HPF/RaiA family ribosome-associated protein, whose amino-acid sequence is MNIRYLFRETKVDDREREYIEKKLKPLNKLLSNILQIEIEIDLEKKGKFRIELMICTPYKKYRVEEISESIEGAIDGAAADIKDQIIKDKGKIKTLKKRGRISLKKKLVLDEKARF